The Leopardus geoffroyi isolate Oge1 chromosome C1, O.geoffroyi_Oge1_pat1.0, whole genome shotgun sequence sequence tactatttaattttaaattatttaagtaaataatatttaatatttgtttaatgtaatATCTTTATTAGAGAAAGATACCTGCCCCCTATAGCCAGAGCCATGACAAATTGAGACAATTATCTCAAGTCCCTATGTTGCCAAAGAGGCCAAATAACTGGGTGCCAACTCAAGGAGGCAGCCGGTACCCTAAAAGCTTCTTCCCTTTTCCGAGAAATGGCCCAacaagaaattatttcaaattgaaGTAATTTCGAGTTTAACTTGAAGACATGTGCCTAGGTGTATGTAGCATCCCTTGTTTACCCTCTGTCTTATCCCTCTTGTGTCAGAGGACACTTTGATGTTCTGGAAAGGAATAGCTGATGTAGGACTGATGGAAGAGGTTGTCTGCAATATACAGAAGGAAATAGAGGAGCTACTCAGGGGAGTTCAGCAGCGGCTCATTCAGGCTCCCTTCCAGGTAACAGGTAAGTACACCAATTCTAGCAGTAGtgatcattttattaaatgttaacaACTGTAGACAGATCTTGTTAGCCTCATGAAAACACTGGCATATAGGCATTATGATCCtaattttacagattaggaaactaagGCTCATAAAGGTTGTTTGTCCATAGTTCATAATGAGGTTTTGAACTCAAGTCTGGTCATGCTTTTTCCATAGGTAATTTTTGCCTTTATAAATGGTGCCAGAAAGCATGCTCTCTATtacatatatatggagagagagagagaaggagagtgtgaGTCAGtctaaaaattaggaaaaatctATCTGGTTTTAGACAAGTCTCATCTTCTATTAGTTTAAGGTTTCCAGAACTATTGTGTTCACTTAATAGCTGTTTCTGAATACCCATAGAGTTCTTGCTGCTGTGCATAATGTAAAAGGATGTTCTAATCATCTGATACAAAAGGGTCatgatgatggggcacctggctggctcagtcagtggagcatgtgactcttaatctcggggtattgggtttgagccctacattgggggtagagtttacttaaaagaGAGGGGGGTCATAATGATATCTCATAACCTTGTGTGTCCGTGAGATCTTAAAGTTGTTAGTTGTGTCTTATTATTATCTTATTGTGTCTTTATAATTCATACATTATATAAAACTTTATGTGCTTGGAGtgtaaaaaaaaaggcaagtaatATAGAAAGCAGGGATGACTCTTTTAGATAGGGTGGTCAAGGAAGGTCTCATGTGACGAGCTGGGAGAAggaacattctaggcagaaggaacaaaGACTTTGAAGTTGCAATAGGCCTGATACATTTAAAGCATTATAGAAGCACTGATTCCACCACAGTGGAATAAGATACAAAAGTGATAGGtgatgaggctggagaggaaTAGGGAGCAAAGTTTAGATAAGCTTTGTTAgaactttggttttattttaaggtGATGCTAAGCCATCATACTGATTTTGAGCAGGAGAGTGATGTAATAAgatttatattcttaaatttttattagtattttttaatgtttaattattttgagagagagggagagagaatgggagtaggggagggacagagagaggaagagagacccaagtaggctccacaatgtcagcacagagctctacccAGGACTggattccacaaactgtgagatcataacctaagttGAGAtcaaaagctggacactcaaccgactgagccacccaggcgcccctattttttattttttaagtaggcttcatgcccagtgcagagcccaacatggggcttgactcacaaccttgagatcaagacctgaagtaagatcaaaagtcacacacttggggcaccttggtggctcagtcggttaagcatccgagtttggctcaggtcatgatctcatgcttcgtgggttgaagccccgtgttgcgctctgtgctgacagctcggagcctggagcctgctttggattctgtgtctccctcgctttgtgcccctcccctgctcacactctgcctttctctctctgtctctctctctctcaaaaataaataggggcgcctgggtggccggtcagttaagcgtctgacttcggctcaggtcatgatctcacggtccgtgggttcgagccccgcgtcgggctctgctgacagctcagagcctggagcctgtttcggattctgtgtctcagagcctggagcctgtttcggattctgtgtctccctctctctgtgaccctcccctgttcatgctctgtctctctctgtctcaaaaataaataaatgttaaaaataaataaataaataaataaataaacgttaaaaaaaagagtcacacacttaactgactgagccacccaggtgcaccagatttatttatttatttacatataaatttacaaatatacaatttacaaatataaatttttttaatgtttatttttgagagagagagagcgcgcgcgcgcgcaagcgggggaggggcaaaaagagggagacacagaatctgaagcaggctccaggctttgagctgtcagcccagagcttgatgcagggcttgaacctacaaactgtgaggtcatgacctgagctgaagacagatgcttaactgcctgagccacccaggtgcccctatttataattttttatgtatttatatattttagatttttaaaagatcactttggTTGCTATATGGAGAACAGACTGTATGGAGCAAGAAATCATTTGGGAGACTTCTGAAGGAATTGATCTAGACAAGAGATTATGGTGGCATGGATTAGGGTGAATAGTGGTAGATCTGGCAAGAAGTAATCATATCGGGGATATATTTTGAATGTGGAACTGACAGGTcttgctgatggattggatatagggtaaaagagaaagaaagaaatccaggaGGACTCATACATTTTTGGCCTGAGCCATGAATGATGATACCATTTCCTGAGATGAAGATCAGTGGGAGAGGAcatcaagtttttgtttttgtttttaaatgtttattttgagagagagagagagagagagagagagagcaagtgagtgtgggggagggacagagagaaaagggaacagagtctgtggcaggctccaggctctgagctgtcagcacagagcctgatacagggcttgaactcacgaactgtgagattatgacctgagtcaaagtcagatgcttaaccaactgagtcactcaggcacccctgcttttttttttttttttttttctttttccccagttaggctccatgcccattgtggggcttgagctcGTGACCCTAAGATCGGGAGTTACAttcttttccaactgagccagccgggtgcccctcaaaatttgtttgtttgtttttaaaactttttaagtttatttattttgagagagacagagagatgggcagagagagagagggagagaaagaatcccaagcagtctctgcactgtcagtgtggtacccaacgcagggcttgatcccacgaactgtgagatgatgtcctgaactgaaatcaagagtcggacacttaaccaactgagccacccaggtgcccctcaaaattaGTTTTGAGTTgagacatctggctggctcagtcagagcatgtgacttgtgtctcagggtcatgagttcaagccccatgttaagcatagaacttacttaaaaagaaagaaagaaaaaaatgaattttgactTGCTAAATGCTTATGAGGCCTTCAAATGGAGATGTCACTGAGCTAGATGGAATTATGAATCTGGTATGCAGGAAAGAAGTCAGGGCTGGAGACCTGCATGTGGGAGTTCTCAGCATGCATGTGTTATTTAAAAGCATGGAACTGGATGAGATGACTGTGGAAAAGAGTTGTAGGTGGAGAAGTGATCTGAGTTAAGGAAGTAATGACCACAACTAGTGACAACTGTTTCAAGAAGTTTTgtataaaaaggaacagagataaTACTATGAATAACCTTGCATACTAGTTCCCATTCCACACTTAAAATATGATATTTCTAATCTTCGTATCTGTCTTGCCAGGTAAGTATTATTAATCCcctttgtttctgatgagaaaactaaggacTGAAATGACTTATCCAAGTTCATACAGATAGGAAGAAATTGTAAACCCAAGATTCAAACTTAGTTCTGTCTAGCACAGTCACCGTGTTTTCTAAACCAAAAGTCATAACTTACAGCCAGATACAGgattttttcttatctttgtatttatttatatggaaatatgTATAAATTTGTAACAATTAAATCAAAGTTAATTATACATGTGATAAATCTtggctaattttttttagaaatgtaattaGAATAGTCCCATCATTTCTGGGTTGTTTCATATTTATAAGCAGAACAACAGAAAGCTGGGGGAACACTTCTGTTTTAACTTGACAGgcatgtctttgttttaaatagatGCTGCTGTTCTCAACAATGTAGCACATACATTTGGCCTGATGGACACAGTAAAGAAGGTTTTGGACAACAGGAGGAACCAAGTAGAGCAGGGAGAAGAGCAGTTTCTCTACACTCTGACAGGTGTGTATAACTTCTGTCTCTTCTTAGATGATATTATACTAATATCCTTGAGTCTTGCCATTTCTTTTTGGACTTCTGTTGGGactggcttcttttctttcttcctccttctgtaTCTTTTGGAGGATTAAGATGTCTGCTCAATTGCTCCATTAATCCAATAACATTAGTGGCAGAAGAAACAAATTGGCCTTTGTCTTTGTTACATTATTGATACTGCatcttttgataaatataaatttagcACCTTCTCCATTATTTGCAGTAATCATAACTTATGAACACATAAATAATTTAACTCTTTTTATCAAGTACTTAATTTGTGCTAGTGCCAGACTAGGTTTTAGAAATATCATGTTGACTGAGACAGCCCCACTCTCCACATGGTCTTTAAGTAATTCAAGGAATTATCAGTAGTAACTGAGGCATATAGTGGGTATggtagaagaagaaagggagctGTCACTTATACctggagagaattaaaaaaaaggttttggggAGGTAAGGcaggtgaaaaatataaaacaagtcaGAGGTATGGATTATCACCCTTTGAATGATGTAAGATATATTACAGTCATGAAGCCAAAAGGCAAAAGATTATTCAGCAAGAGAAGAACAATTTATGttgtcttaaatttatttttatattataaaatatacgttaaatattttaaagttcatttattttgagagagggagagagagaacgagcgtgtgcatgcgcatgcatagggaaggggcagcgaaggaggggtggagagagagaatcccaagcaggctccacaggctTAGTGTGGagctagatgtggggcttgaacccatgaaccatgagatcatcacctaatccgaaatcaagatttggacgcttaatggactgagccacccaggtgcctcttttttATGCTCTTTTAAACTACTTCCcaggattggggtgcctgtgtggcttggttaagcgactgactttgactcaggtcaggatctcatggttcatgggttccagctctgtgctggcagcctggagcctggaacctgctttggattctgtgtctccctttctctctgcccctcccccacctctcaaaaatgaataaacataaaaaaaatttttttaggggcacctgggtggctcagtcggttaagcttccgacttcggctcaggtcatggtctcacggttcttgggttcaagccccatgtcgggctctgtgctgacagttcagagcctggagcctgcttcatattctgtgtctctctgtctctctgcccttccccctgctcacactctgtctctctctctctcaaaaataaataaacattaaaaaaattaaaaaaaatttttttaaactacttccCAGGACTAAGCTTCAGGTTAAATGGTAttaactgtctctctctctctctctttctctctctctctcaaaaataaataaacattaaaaaaaaagttaaggggcgcctgggtggcgcagtcggttaagcgtccgacttcaaccaggtcacgatctcgcggtccgtgagttcgagccccgcgtcgggctctgggctgatggctcagagcctggagcctgtttccgattctgtgtctccctctctctctgcccctcccccgttcatgctctgtctctctctgtcccaaaaataaaataaacgttgaaaaaaaaaaaattaaataaataaataaataaataaataaataaataaataaataaataaaaagttaaaaaaaaaatcgggtacctgggtgggtcagtcagctaagtgtccaacttgggctcaggtaatgatctcacggtctgtgagtttgagccccgtgtcgggctctgtgctgacagctcagagcctggagcctgctttggagtctgtgtttccctctctctctgcccttcccccactcgtgccctgtctctctctctctctcaaaaatagataaacattaaaaaaaattttttttaaatggtattaaaattttttttatgcatttttgtgACCTGTTGCCAAATTTCCAAGATTATACCAACTTATGTCACCATTTTGAGCACACAAACGTTGGATGCTGTTACTTAAAATATTCTctgatttaactttttaaaaaattatagatgtAGTTGTTATCTTCTTGAGGTTCGCATTTCTTTGCTTACTACTGACAATGGAAAAAATGCAATATTTTGTAACTTATAAggcagtatttaaaattttttgaatgttcttGATTCCTACTTACTCCTTTTATTCCAAGCAAGGAATTAACTTGCTCTTGGTGTTCCAAAGGGAACAAAGTGCCCTACAGTTGTAACTgattatttgttgaatgcttcTCAGGTACTAAGCAATAGAGGAAGTTTTGGTATAGAACCAGACTCACCAGTGGTGGTCACCAGGTTGGATTGTACATTGGGAGAGGGATAGTGATAGACATATTGTGGTGGGAAAGCACACCCACCACTTCTGTGGTTGGTCATCAGAAGACTTTTGCCTTGGCCCAAGTTCTGTGACCTTAAGTCACTTTACCCCTTTGGATCCCTGTTAAAATTAATGtgttagaggggtgcctggttggctcagttgattaagtgtccaacttaagctcaggtcatgatttcatggctcatgagttcaagccctgtattggactcactgctgtcagcacagagcccatttctgatcctctgtccctgtctctctctgtgccccatcgcccgctttctctctctctctctctcaaataaacattaaaaaaataaactctaagacCTCTTTTAGTTCTGTAATTCCTAGAGACTTCTGTAACTTTCTGTATACTTCTCTGGGTGCTAATGGTAGACTAAGACCATTGGTAGACTAAGGTTACCAGCAAGATGATCCTGTCTTGAAAAACAGTTTAggaatcatttgttttgttttgttttgttttgttttgttttttgggtaggTGGGGAGCAGCCATTGTAGCTCCTCTGTAGGCCCATGTTAGTTCCAAAGGGATTGTGCAGATATTCCTTATTTTCACCTGTAGACCCGAGGTGGGTATCTATAAGCTGTAAAATCAACTGGAGGCTTGTTTTGCATTTTGGTGACAGGTGACAAAATGCCACAGGTGCTTCTAGGGTTGAGCTATAGTAGGATCACAGCCCGAGAAAGATTCTGAATCGTTGCCCTGCCTATAATCAAGCAATGAAATGCAATGGCTgcaaggattttttaaatcatccagtttggtttcttcttttgaGAACAATGAAGCTACACAGTGGCAAAACCAGAATAAGACCTCAGGTTTCCTGACTCCGTTTACTCTCTTCAAGGCTATACTTCTCTCCATACaaagtctgtctttttttccacagAGTTGGAACGCCAGTTGGAAGAGCAGAAGAAGCAAGCTCAGGATCACAGGCTGAAATCCCAGACCGTTCAAAATGTGGTACTGATGCCTGTGAGCACTCCTAAGCCTCCAAAAAGGCCCCGGCTCCAGCGGCCAGCTTCTACCACAGTCCTGAGCCCTTCTCCTCCGGTCCAGCAGCCTCAGTTCACAGTCATCTCACCCATCACCATCACCCCAGTGGGCCAGTCATTTTCCATGGGCAATATTCCAGTGGCCACCCTCAGCCAGGGCTCCAGTCCTGTGACTGTTCACACACTGCCTTCTGGCCCTCAGCTCTTCCGCTATGCCACAGTGGTCTCCTCTGCCAAGAGCAGCTCACCAGACACAGTGACCATCCATCCTTCATCTAGCTTAGCACTGCTAAGCTCCACTGCCATGCAGGATGGGAGTACCCTGGGCAACATGACCACCATGGTGAGCCCCGTGGAGCTGGTGGCCATGGAGTCCGGCTTGACCTCGGCAATCCAGGCTGTTGAAAGCACCTCGGAAGATGGGCAGACCATCATTGAGATTGACCCAGCCCCAGACCCAGAGGCTGAGGATACTGAGGGCAAAGCagttattttggagacagagctgAGGACTGAGGAGAAAGTTGTGGCTGAGATGGAAGACCACCAGCATCAAGTCCACAATGTGGAGATTGTGGTCTTAGAGGATTAACTGGGGATCTCAGGGCCAGGAGATATGCTTTGGtttggaattttaattatttgtttatttttatcattgtccCACTCATTTCCACATaggatcctttttttaaaacaaaatctcattGTTCTAACTGAAAATGttgggtccctccctccccctcattGAAAAACGGACAAAAACAAGCTGTCCTTCCGGAAGTTGAGAGTAGGTCACTCAATGTCTAAATCCTTTTACGCAAAGAAAGTTAGTTCTTTTAGGGGAGGCATCAAGACAACCAGAAACCCTGTCCGGAAAGCCCTTTCCAGGCTAGTCTGTCTGTGTACACGTGcggttttatttttgtaaagatgcATTGGCCAAACTCTGGGACGCAGATCTGACACTGGAAGGCAACCCACCTGCACATGGATGCAGAGGATACTTTATTTTGTATGCTGGAAAGGGCCCTCAGAGGCTAGTGCAAAACTCCGAAACAAAAGCAAGTTGAACTGTGCTGGGAGGGGAAGGTGGCATACCAGCAGCAGCTTGAAAAGGGAAGTGCTTTGGTCAGGATGGGGCAAGGAAATTATCTTACTTCCAGAAGTGCAACTGATGCCTTTTGATATCTCTAAGGGGTTACTACCATGGGTGCCATTTTGAGGAGAGGCCAGTAATAAGTGGAAGGGTACATCTCTGTGGAGCAAGTGGCAtcaggggcctggggcctgtgactttgcagaaatagaaatctgGGTTTCAAgctcactttcccctccttccccaattTTGTCAAAGCACTTAACCCCCCTAAACTAGGATCAATCCATTCATTTGCAAACTATGTGATGTGGTGTAAATTTCTCTGGTTCCTGGACTGTGGCTGTCATGGAGGTGGGGCTCCAAGGCCATAGTTTTTATTGCATGACTCCGGGTGCAGGGTAGTTCCTCATCCAGACCAGCTGCCCTTTTTGGTGGGGCCCTTTTTTGGCTTTGGAACCAAAAGCAGCCACTCATTTGGTGCTTCCTCTTGTTCTCCCTTCCATCCCTCAACTGTTAATGGCATCTGTCTCCTGGATCCCACGCTCTTCAGCTTTTTGGCTGATTTGGAGAACAGTGACAGGTGTCTGCCTGCCTTCATCCTCTTTTAGATTCATTTATACCACAGATGTTTCTGTGAGATATTGagctcttaaaaaacaaaaaaacaaaaaacaaaacaaaacaaaacaaaacaccttaggCTTGGCAGAGAAGACTCAACAGCCCCAGCTTATCTTGAGGCAACAAGTAGATGTCTCCTCCTGAGCGAGCTGGACTCCCTGGGAAAGAAGCATTGTCTGCAACATTATATTATAGGAAATGTACCAGGAATGTCAATAATAATATCTTTGGGGggtgttgttattattattttttttatgttgtttgtaTGTTTAGAGCTGGGCCATTTTCTGTGCTGTGATTCCTGCTCTTTGACCATTTTCAGTGTTTGGGGCAAGAGTGGAccctggtttttatttctttgattgcATTGTTTACTGCACTAGATAAAATATAGGGAAACTGCAgacaatttaaaggaaaaagaggtCAAAAAGAAAGCACACACCTTAGGAGTgggaggattttttgtttttgtttttgtttttttttaattaaaagcaaaactttggcttatagtttccttttttttttttttttttttttttaagagggcaCCCACTTGAAGCCATGTTTCTTCCAACAGATGTTGGAAACCTTGTTGTCAAGCAAGTGAAGACTGCATTCTGCCGTCTTTCAGATGGCTTTAATAGCTAAAGAAGCCCTCTAACTTGGGAGGGCAATCTTAAAAGCCTTAAGGGTGAGATTTCTTAACCCCATATAATTGTGGCTTTCAGCTTTAAAATTGTCTGGGGTTTTActtttctcttcaaaatgttCAATAGATGTAGCAATCAGCTTAGAACAAACCTTTGGCCCTTTAGCGAGGGAAATGGCTTTTATTATTGCTTCTTTAGGTTTTCTGATGGtacataaacaaaaccaaaatttcaGTTTAAGCCTAAAACTGCTACTTGACCCTAGGAAGGCACATGTCACCCCTATCGTGGTTTTTAGGGacacttttctctttcccagaGATGCAAGGTCCGATTCAGGACAGAGGGGGAGCCCTGGAGAACACCCACACACTAGCTcaggttcctttctttcttctgtcagcTGTTGTTGGTAGTGTTTTAAAGCAGTATGAGCATCATGCTTCCAAAGTCAAGAGATCTTTTCCTCCTAAAGACAGAGCCTGTTTACTTGCACTATCTGAATATTCCGGCTGGTGGAAATACACAAGCTTTGTTGTTTTCCTGGTCTTCCAATAGCCTGTCATTATTGCTAGCTGCTGTGGCACCTGTTGTGTGGGGGTTTCCTCAGAGCCCTGGTCTAAATGATCTCAGACAGCGTGAGAAATATGCAAGCCATTGGTATGTGCACAAGCAGTTGCAATGAATCATTCCTCAGGCTGACTTGGCAGTAGCCATCTATATTTctgttcattcattaaataaacatttataagtaCCATCTACGTGCCAGgctttgtgctaggcactggcAGTACAGAGATGAAGACAGAGTTCCTGCACTCAAGGACTTCATACTTCAGAGGTTGTCTGGAGTTAAgaactatatttcaatttaattggtttcttttgtaatcctatgtattttattccatGCACTGAAAAACATAATTCTGCAAATTAGCCCATAGGTTTCGGCAGATACGAGAGGCACAACAAAGTTAAGCCTTTTCTAGTGAGATACTGAAACATCATCATATTGGGGTAAGTGCAGCGATAGAGCTACTGGCTGGGAGCTgagaagaaaggatcagggaTCTGACCCAGCTTAGGGATAGGGGTCAGCAAATATGGGAGTACTTCCTGGAG is a genomic window containing:
- the GMEB1 gene encoding glucocorticoid modulatory element-binding protein 1 isoform X1, with amino-acid sequence MANAEVSVPVGDVVVVPTEGNEGENPEDTKTQVILQLQPVQQGLFIDGHFYNRIYEPGSENNTAVVAVETHTIHKIEEGIDASTIEANEDMEIAYPITCGESKAILLWKKFVCPGINVKCVKFNDQLISPKHFVHLAGKSTLKDWKRAIRLGGIMLRKMMDSGQIDFYQHDKVCSNTCRSTKFDLLISSARAPVPGQQTSVVQTPTSADGSITQIAISEESMEEAGLEWNSALTAAVTMATEEGVKKDSEEISEDTLMFWKGIADVGLMEEVVCNIQKEIEELLRGVQQRLIQAPFQVTDAAVLNNVAHTFGLMDTVKKVLDNRRNQVEQGEEQFLYTLTELERQLEEQKKQAQDHRLKSQTVQNVVLMPVSTPKPPKRPRLQRPASTTVLSPSPPVQQPQFTVISPITITPVGQSFSMGNIPVATLSQGSSPVTVHTLPSGPQLFRYATVVSSAKSSSPDTVTIHPSSSLALLSSTAMQDGSTLGNMTTMVSPVELVAMESGLTSAIQAVESTSEDGQTIIEIDPAPDPEAEDTEGKAVILETELRTEEKVVAEMEDHQHQVHNVEIVVLED
- the GMEB1 gene encoding glucocorticoid modulatory element-binding protein 1 isoform X2 — protein: MANAEVSVPVGDVVVVPTEGNEGENPEDTKTQVILQLQPVQQGIYEPGSENNTAVVAVETHTIHKIEEGIDASTIEANEDMEIAYPITCGESKAILLWKKFVCPGINVKCVKFNDQLISPKHFVHLAGKSTLKDWKRAIRLGGIMLRKMMDSGQIDFYQHDKVCSNTCRSTKFDLLISSARAPVPGQQTSVVQTPTSADGSITQIAISEESMEEAGLEWNSALTAAVTMATEEGVKKDSEEISEDTLMFWKGIADVGLMEEVVCNIQKEIEELLRGVQQRLIQAPFQVTDAAVLNNVAHTFGLMDTVKKVLDNRRNQVEQGEEQFLYTLTELERQLEEQKKQAQDHRLKSQTVQNVVLMPVSTPKPPKRPRLQRPASTTVLSPSPPVQQPQFTVISPITITPVGQSFSMGNIPVATLSQGSSPVTVHTLPSGPQLFRYATVVSSAKSSSPDTVTIHPSSSLALLSSTAMQDGSTLGNMTTMVSPVELVAMESGLTSAIQAVESTSEDGQTIIEIDPAPDPEAEDTEGKAVILETELRTEEKVVAEMEDHQHQVHNVEIVVLED